The window tttcatcaatttcatcaaaagtttgtcaaaataagttatgttagaatgaccatttatacaattagggtccctcaactcatcaacaTGTGTAATTATAGTCTTTTttgtcaactacgtcaaaaattttgtcaaaacgagttatgttggaaggaccattgctacaattgggttaaagttaagagaccatttctctagttgaattaaagttgagggaccataaatgcacgttttgatgagttgagggatcaatggtaatggatttttagttgagggactattgctcaaattaagttaaagttaagagactataactacaatttacttaatataatatatacaataattaTCAGCAActtgtatataatatataaaagtaTAATACCATGCAAAATCTCTTTAACTTAAAAGTGAACATAAAGGAAAATGGTGGGGTAATAATTATCAGCAAATTATGGTAACAAACATCAAGCAAAGACAGGTAATAAAAAGTATAGAAAAACTAAAAGTGAACAAAAAGGAAGATGGTGGGTAATAAATGTTAGCAAAGTAGGGTAATAAATGAGCAAAGTGGGTAATAAAAAGTACTGAAAATATAACTTTAGCCCTTGAAACTCAAATTTCTTTACATAAAACCCAACATAGtctttttatttgaataaaacccgatgactaggctccacataagcaaattcattaattttgtttgcctttacacattttgcatttttcagatgcctaaaatacccctaattACAGTTTTGATGTAGACATTTAATTCTATGCATGCAGATTTGAAGGGAgagattaatgaaaaaaaatgtattaatgTTTAAAATCATTGCATTAATATATCAAAACAAATTGTCTGTTAAGGCAAAAAATAACTAATAATGTTATACTTTCCTTAAGATTTCgtaattgtttttaaaatttgcataaaattagataattttaatttaatcttgtcattttcttaccaaatgaaaatatgaaagagcactataaaataatttacctatatttaaaaaatataggtaaattatttggaCATGTGTATTAGTAATAAATTTGCCCTGTATATGTAatgatacatgcaaaataatttactccAGGGTACCCTCTTGGATGATTGTATGTCGTCTTCTTGACATTAATAAAATTGCTATCGTttcaactcaaaaaaaaaaaaaaaaaacttataaaaaaaaaaatgttatttgattcaaaataaattcatccatattttatataataatataggtaaattattgcacacatatatattagtagtaaaatgtgcccaatatacataataatacatgaaaataattcacctacaaataaaggaaatttgattaaaaaataagatatctactactttttgtttatgaatttcaattttttttttatattacaaacataatgtacctacaatataatttacctattgtttaatcttataagaaaataatgtatctattgttttattttttatttattttgttgaatATGTACCGTTTTATTTTAATGGAGATAATTTGTCTTGGTTTAATTTTTACGAAATAATTTAGGCACTATTTAActttaccaaaataatggaactactattttaatttacctacaaaataaatgctatttgattcaaaattaattttcttatattttacatataaatattgataaattatttttaacaagCATATAtgataacaaacaaaaaatgcctaatgtatgtaataatctaggtaaaataatttacctacaacataaaagaatattaattggttctttgttgtttttatcaaataatattattatttgatgCAAAATAACTAATTGTacaaaggattttttttttccatacgaAAAATGTGCCCATAATTGTTTATGAACATGgctaaatttatatatatatatatatatatatatatatattcctaatATTTATCATACAAGAAAGGTAAAATTTCCATATGGGGTTAATTGCTAATCATAATTAGAGtgagtaataatatttattgacataattagagttttgtggcataagttgtaaatatgtGATAATAATTGGTTACATATTTGTCTACATGGTACtctatttgaaatttgggttttatttggatgtttaatattatgtgggtttttgtttggaaaatagGAGTTTCAAGGGTCTTTTTCTAAAGAACCCTAAAAAGTATAAaagtcagaaaaaaaaaaaaaaaaaaagccctagTTGTCTTCATCTTCTTCGCTATGTAGGCTATGTAGCTCAAAGAATTCTAGATTTCTAcaacttaaaaagaaaaaggtatGGCCTCAAGAGCGCCTAGGCGAGTATTTCGCCCACTCCCACAAAACAAAGGCAAAAATGTTGCTGCCCCGTCTCAAGGCCGCCTAAGCACGCCGCGAAGCGATTTTTTTAAAATACTGATAATTAGAATAATTAAACCTTAGTAAATAGCCTCAGCGACCATGAGGATAAAACTAGTTTAGGACGTGGACCTTGAAAAGTACCCATGTGTGACCTAAATTTATCACTGTAACCAAATGTTTCCTACTTTTTTAGGTCGTTCTCTCACATAAGATAAACATCTCAGTCATTTTAAAGAGCCTGTCCAATCATTTTAAAGAGCCTGTCAGCATCCTTGTGAACCTCTGGAGAGATTTCTTTCCAGAGTTGCCCTTCATCTCCACTCTCACTCCTTGCTACGAATTGGCCAGCCTAAATCCGACCAAAAAACATAAAGATCCGAAAGAATAGGAAGTCAGGTTAATATGTACAAAAAACACAGCTTAAACAAGAACAGGAGGTATAAAAGTTTATAACCTTGTCAGGATGATGCTTCAGCGCTGCCTTACGGTAAGCCTTCTTAATATCAGAACTCTCATCGGATGGCTTAATTCCCCTGGCATTGAGATTTATATTAAGAACTCATTGGAAAAAAAGTCACGGGAAAATAGGCACAACATTCTAAACTCAACCAAGCCTTTTTTGTTTATATAGAAATTTGACCATAAAACTATTAGCGCCGTAATAGACTCCGACATCTGGGCATGGGATGACACACAATCAAAGACCAAGTAGGCCTAAAATGTAATTGCCACAAATACAAACTATTCCTCCAGAGTATTTTGCCGTTGGCACTGTAAAACTTTCGTCCCACAAGCAGATAGCAAAGTAAGACTTTCAAACCACTACAAGATCTTTGGCAAAATCATCGGAGACTGCCTAAGTTCTGTTTTAAAACAACTTGAATCACACctgtaacatttttttttacttgtacaTGAATGCACAAGAATGCATAGATACCATCTGATGTAGTACAAGTTCTCCACGATGCCAATTGACGTATGCTCAGCAAATATAATTGCTCTTGTATCCATCAtgtctttgttttctttttgatGAAACGCCCTTGAATATCCCTAAGTTTATCCTTTTTCTTAGCATCATTATAAAATAAGTGTCAAAATGCTTTCAAAACTGCCCTTGAGTTTCCTGCTTTCGATCTATAACTTTATCCTTGATCTAACTATTAAGAATAATGAGAGATTTCTTATCCTAATTACATTTGAAAAAATCAGTCTTATCTTTTCATTAACTTTTAGAACCCTAAATTTGTTGACAGCAGTCCATATTTTATGAAATGCTAACTATACTGTAACTGATTCAGGTAGAATACACAAGGCTTTTAGCATCATATGTGCAAGGTAATAAATTACTAAGCTGCGAAGGCATTAGTATAATAGGAACTTACAAAATGAGATAAAAATCCAAGGAGATTCCTTTtttagcttcttccatcaaatGCATACGTCGATGACCATCACGTAATTCTTTTACACTGCCACTGGATCTACCTAGTGAGCCAGACTCTTTGGCCATGTCATTAGATTGGTTTTCCAGAATGGATACAAGTCTTTGGAGATCACTAGCCGATTCTCCATGGTCTTGTATCATCTCATGTAAGGTGGCTCTTCTAGAAACTGCCTGTTGTAAGAATATCAGAAACAAAACTACTGAGGATCTAATTCAAGTTAAGTATAATTCAGTGCTAAGAAGCTCAGACTATTAATACTCACACGATGGTTCTCATAAACTAAAACTAGTAGTGCTCAGGATGACCACGTATGAATACAGCTAACACTTAGCAGAATACCCAGATTTCTTGCCAAAATTAGGAAAACCACTAACAATTGGAATATCACATAATTAACTAGTAGGGCTCAGGACTAGTTGCACACATTGTAGCTTGAACAAATTACGTTTGGCACAATTAATCGGAATATCAGATATTATTGTGAGTTCAAGTAGCCACTGATAAAAAATGAATTGGAATATCAGATATTATTGCACAATTAATTGGAATATCAGATATTATTGTGAGTTCAAGCAGCCactgataaaaattgaattggaATATCAGGTATTATTGCACAATTAATTGGAATATCAGATATTATTCTTGCCAAAACTAGAACTGcagtcttcttcttttttatcttaAAGTAAAACGGAAAATGAGTataatgatttttatttttaattgttttttgatATAATtccaataaaattatttttactgATTTTTGTCAAAGTTTAATGGATTGGTATATTGATATTTACTAATTAGAAATCAGGTAAAAGAAAGGGTCTTTGTGAGGAGACAGCCTACCATCAAAAAGAGGAAAGGGCAGATTCATTCTTAGTTTAACCACACATGCTTATGCTGTATTTACTTTGAAATGAACTTTCATGGCATACCTTTACATAATTGCCATCAAGAGCTATGGCAAGACTGCCGTCTGCAATGGCATCAGTAATTTGACCCAATGCTTGGTGTGCTGCACCGCGGTTGCACAAACAGATGGCTGAAAATGGGCGAGATCCAACATTGCTAGATAAAGCAACAGTATAATGCTCCACTGCTTCTGTATAGCTTCCTGACCTAAATGCTTCATTGCCTGCATTCTTTTTTAAAAGAGCTGTGACATTAGTTCATTGCATTCATTTGGAACCTTCATGATTACCTCAAATGCTCAAAATTATCGGAATGGTCATCAGACTGATAGCTTACTCAAATGATCAAGAACAGTTAtgaacagaaaaaagaaaaaaagaatacaaAAAAAACTAGTTGTAAATAACAATCATTACAATAAAATGACTATCAACTTCCATCAACACGCACCAAGAGAAAGCTTCAACCAAACAAAGGAGTAAACCAGTTTGATGAACCATCCCCAATTATTAAACCACTGCATTTTGGAACCTCTCTGACCACACATAGCTTAAGCATTTCTTTCCTTCCCTAATTTGGATTCAGGTTACATACTTACACTATGCATGGTCAGAGAAGTTCCAAACTGTAATGTTTGATTAGTCGCAAAAGACCTAACCAATTTTACTATATTCATTTTCCCTTTAATTAGAGGATATTGAATAACCAGAAAATATTCATTTCTGTCAAGTCCTTTCAGGTAAGTGACCCTAATATTTATAACTTTCATCTTCCAGAATGAGGAACTCTTGTCATTGTTGATCAAGTTGGACTAATAAAAATATCATTTGAAACCATCAACTGAGAATGAAAACTATCATAATGAAGGTTTGATATGGATGTGTATACACTACCAATCTTCTCTTTAATACCCCCCAAAAAACACCAATCAGAATATGCTAAAATTGCATGTTTCACAATTGACACTACACATGCTATACATATTCACTACCAATATTACCCTTACGCTTAAAAAATCAactataaaaattataaataagaaAACCCATTCAAGATATGTTAAAATTGTGTGCTTCACAATTGACAAAACACATGCTATACATGATATGTTAAGCACATAACCATAGATAGCATCTATCGGTGTCTACCAATCCTCCATCCAAATGAGAAGAAATTAAAGCAACAGACTGCATACCTTGTGGCGTAAAAGCTCATGTATGGTGACAGATAATGGTACTGATGATTCCAGTTTCTTACTTGCGTACCtacacaattaaaattacattcAGTAAGTtaaattttagtaaaaggaCTGCCCTGATTAATCTGGAAATTACAAAAGTTAAGCTGCATGGAAAACTTGTGTATTACATCTCTTTTGTAGATCCCACTTTCTCTAGTTTATTGAGTAAATCAAGAGCCGCCTCAAGCCTTCCCAAGTGAAAGTAAGACTTGGATACGAAGAACCACCTCCACAACTTAACTTGATAAATTTCATATCCAGAAAAATTACTATCAGCAAATGCCATACTCTGTTCACACAGACGAAATGCCTCTTCATACCTCTGCAACTGCAAAACACCACAAAATATAGACAATACTGAGACCAAAACTTGGGGTTGGAGAGATGGAAACCACCAGTGTAGGGGGGAAGTACACCAACATAGTGGTAACGTAAGGGGACAAATACATAATGTACACAAGCACCAACTACCACCACTCTCACTGATTTAGTAAAAGAAACTAACTAAAATATATATGTGCAGTAATATGGCACTAAGCACTTACCAAACACAGAGCCTCTGCTTTCATTTCAAGTAATGTTTCTGAGTAAGAGCTAACTGATAAGGCCTCAGAAACTAGACCTAAAGCGGTGAGAGCTGCATCAGTTTCTCTGGTCCAGCAGCTTGGTAGAATGATTTGTATACTCGATCACTTTCTGAAAATAAGGAAATCACATAACTAGAGGTCAGATTGCTTTGTTTGATACAAATAAATGGATGCTTGAGCATCATAAGACTTCCTGTGCAAGTGAATACTTGATATTGGTTACAGTAGAAACAGAGGCTAACCAGGTCAGGCACACGAACTGTTATCCTTTGACCTATAAATTGATGTAGATCAATATAATACTACAATATAAAACTTACATAAACAACATTGTAGTTTGTAACATTATTATATCCCCATAAAAAAtaaggagactttggatgctGTCCTTACTCTTCAATATTCTTTAATTGAAACcttattgattttcaatattTGATTAAAGTTCCTGAATTATGTACACCTCAGCAAATTAGTATTaatatatgttattttttttaatttaaaaatttgtaATTGCAGTTACCTATATATATGGAATTAAAAACTCataatttgtgatttaaatattaaagataGATTAAACTCTTAAATATCCTTATCATCATAATCTTCACAATCATTTCATCAATACCAGCCTTAAAACCCAGAACCTTGAGGAATAATGTACTACAAAACATTGGGTAAATCAATACCAGCCttatgggtacattcatcaatttaacaaaaaaaaataatgtactaCAAAACATTGGGTACATTCTCTTACAAAACATTTACTATATATAACATTGGTACCTTCTTTGAATAAACCTCACATGGATGCATACGAGGTTTATTTTatgactgaaaaaaaaaaaaatatatatatatatatatatatatatatatatatatatatatatatatatgggtaaacCTCATATGTACTCATGTTATGTATTCATGTTCATAAATGGGTACAATATTTATTGacatatgggtacattctaggacccaaaaaaaaacacataggTAATTGATATGGGGTACataatataaacatatatattgtacccaaaaattataaacatggatacACAATATgaatacaaaaatattttttcccacttattttaatttttttcggtagaatacaaaaataaaaaaaaagtttaggaATTAAATTGTATTGAAAAAGCAATTAATGTACGACGATAATTAGTTGTATGAAATAGAGGAGTTAAACACTCAATTAAATTCtcatttataataaaataatctaAAATGCTGATGTGGAAATTGTTGAAAAACCCGCACACTAGACCTTGTTCTTTAATGTAACCAACGACAATAGAATAAACGAGCAAATATTAGAAAACTTAGAAACACACAAgaattatactggttcggcagaACTTTTACCTacgtccagttgtgatttctctagGTAGAGAAATCACCGCTCctttgattaataatagagaTTACAGAACTTTTGCAAACCCTAGAACTAATCTCAAAACTCTTGGCTGTCTGGctgctttcttttctctcttaaaaAATCAGCCTTACCACACCCTATTTATAGACATAGGGTTGGCTTACATGTCCCAAAGCTGATTGAATTCCTATTTCTAAGTGGATTAGGAAATTACActtatccaaatccaaatagacttatagaaatccaaacctaaattgaataaggaaactgAAATTCTTTCCCAATCCCTCTAGGACAAGAATCGGTATACCTCTAGGTCTCCTAAAACAATCCTAAACCAATTAGGACATATTTGACGAGCCAAATTcctaacaatctccaccttggtgaGTCAAACCAAGTCTTGATCGTTGCACCCGAGAGTGTCTTTGAACCTTCTTAAAGCAGCTCTGGAAATCTTCAAGAGTCTTCACCTTGGCAATCTTCTTCTTGCCTCATTGCACCTCAAGTGAGGAGGTGCTTCTCCTTAATCAATCAACGAGATTGATCAAGTTCAAGCAATGCTTGAACTGCACTATCTTTGTAAGGAAATCTGCAGCATTGTCATTCGTATGAAccttttcaatccaaatttCCTTAGACTCCACCCAATCTCTGATTCTGTGATACCTTGCTTCAATGTGCTTTGATCTTCCAGAAAAAAACCTGATTCTTTGCCAAGTGAATGGCACTTTGACTATCACACTTCAGCTTCACACAATCTTGAATGATTCCCATTTGACTTACCCAGCCACTAAGCCAAATCGCTTCCTTTCCAGCTTCGGCCAAAGCAATATACTTTGCCTCTGTGGTCGATAAAGCTGTAATTGGTTGCAGTAGTGCCCTCCAACTGATTGGTCCTCCTGCGCATGTAAACACATAACCAGAAGTTGACATTCTCTTGTCCAAGTCCCCTGCATAATCTGTATCCACATATCCTAACACCCCTGCATTTTCGTTTTGCTTCTCAAACATAATCCTTTGTCGCCAAGAACCCTTCAAATAACGCAAAATCCACTTGACTGCATCCTATTGTTGCTTTCCTGGATTTGCCATGTATCTGGAAACGACATTGATTGCTTGAGTTATGTCGGGACGTGTGCATACCACTGCATACATGAGGCAGCCCACTGCATTAGCATAAGGCACATTCTTCATTGCTTGTTGCTCTTCCTCGGACGTAGGACACTGTTGCCCACTTAACCTGAAGTGAGCCGCCAAAGGAGTCGAAACTACCTTTGCTTCTTGCAtgttgaacttttcaagaacctTCTGAATATACTTGGCTTGTGATATCCAGATCCTTCCAGCGGTCCTATCTCTTTGAATTTCCATGCCAATGATCTTCTGTGCAGCACCTAGATCCTTCATATCAAACTCCTTGCTTAACATCTTTTTCAAGACTTGTCTTGACAAGCAATGagcatgtcatccacatatagcaATAGTAATATGATCATCCCATCTTGGAACACATGATAGTACACGCAACAGTCATATAAACATCTTCTAAAATTGATATTCAGCATGAATGAATCAAACCTCTTGTACCACTGTCTTGGAGACTGTTTCAGGCCATGCAGGGACTTCCTTAGCTGACATACTAGGTTCTCTTTCCCATATTCAACAAACCCTTCTGGTTGAGCCATGAAAATCATCTCCTCTAGATCTCTATGAAGAAATGTTGTCTTCACATCCATCTACTCAATCTCCATGTCATGCTGAGCTGCCATAGCTAAAAGCAATTTGATAGAAGTATACTTGACTACAGGTGAAAAGATCTCATCATAATCCACCccttccttttgtgagtacccCTTAGCCACAAGCCTTGCTTTGAATCTCATGGCATCTTGTTCATGTAGTCCTTCATTTTTCCTAAATACCCACTTGCATCCAACTAGCTTTCTGTCTTTGGGTTTAGGAACCAATTCCCAAACAGAGTTCTTGTAAAGAGACTCAATTTCTTCTGTCATAGCACTTATCCAACTATCTCGCTCATCACTAGCTATAGCTTCTCGATAAGTAGTCGGATCTCCTTGACTAACGTTAAGAGCATAATTAACTTCGTCTTGGTCAAACCCAAATCTGTCAGGCTTCTTCATGTTCCGATTAGGCTTGTTTAGTGCTATGCATCTCTGGAATGCAGGTGGATTGTTGGTTGGAATTCGAACCCTTTGGGATGTTTGGCGGATTGGAGTGCCTTCAATCTGCCCTGTTTCTTGCTCCACCTAATTCCTAACTGGTGAACGATGCTGatgctcttcttctttttccaaaCCATCAGATTTGGCCTCTTGCTCGATTTGCTCCAcctgagcttcttcttcatctgaACTGATTAATGGAATTTTTATTGCTTCAATTTCAGCATCGTCCGTCTTCTCCCTACTGCTCTCGACTTTATTAAGAGGCTTGGTTGTCTCATCATAGACAACATCTTGACTGACAACCTTTTTCCTATTGTTGAAATCCCAAAGCTTGAAACCCTTAACTCCTTTCTCAAAACCTAAGGATATGCAATGTGTAGACTTCGGTTTGAGCTTGGACCTTTCATCACTTCTACACTATTAAAACCGAGAACTGTAGATGGTGACCTATTAATCAAATAACTTGCATGATTAACAGCCTCTACCCAAAAACTATCAGGCAATCCTGCATGAAATTGCAtgctcttctctctctctctatgagAGTTCGGTTCATCCTCTCAGCGGCTCCATTTTGTTGGGGATTCTTCTTTACTGTGAAGTGCCTTATGATGCATTCCTGCTTGCAGTAATCGGTGAACTCATTACTTGTATATTCACCTCCATTGTCACTTCTCAGGTACTTGATCTTTCTTCCAATTTGATTCTTGGTTTCTGTTTTCCATTCCTTGAACTTTGCAAAAACCTTGGATTTCTGCTTCATGAAATAAACCCAGACCTTCCtagaaaaatcatccatgaaagtAACAAAATACCTGGCTCCACCATTTGATTTAGTTGGTGCAAGGCCCCAAACATCTGAGTGAATATAGCTGAGTTGCTCCTTACTTCGGTTATCTACATTGCTACTTGTGAATGATACATTTCTTTGCTTTCCGAGAACACAATATTCACAAAAGTCTAGTTTGCAAGATGACACGCCTTCCAACAAGCCTTGCTTGTGTAATTCTTGCAACCCTTTCTGGCTTATGTGCCCGAGCCTATGATGTCAAAGTTCAGTCTTGTCTTCTACATTCTGGTTTATAAGAATAGCTGCTCCCCTGACTATAGTGGTCCCAATTAACTTATACAACTTATTCGGTTGTAGGTCACCCCGCATTACCACTAGCGATCCTTTGGTTACCCTAAGTCTTCCTTTTTTAGACTTGTACTCATAACCGGCCTCATCTAAAGTACCCAAGGAAATCAAGTTCTTTCTTAGTCTAGGGACATACATGACATTCCCCAAAACTCGTATCATCCCATCGAACATTCTGATTCAAACAGTGCCGATTCCTCTTACAAGACATGAAGAATCGTCCCCCATTAAGACTTCCCCGCTTCTGACTTCTTTGTAAGTATCGAACAATTCCCTTACAGCACACATATGAAAAGTGCATCCAATATCCAAAATCCAATTGGTGAAAACCTTGGAGCCTGATGTTACTGAAAGAAGCTCCATGTCACTCTTATGCTCGGTGACTACACTAGCTGAACCTTAGCTTCCTTCCATCTTGGCTTTCTTCTCTTTCCAAATCTTGCAGTTCCTCTTCCAATGATTGGCTGAACCACATTCGAAGCAAcctccttcttttcctttttcttcttggatTTTGACCTACCTCTATTGTCGATTTTCTCTTCCTTTGTCTTTTCCCGCCCTCTCTCCTTGCCTTTGGCATAAAGGGCTTGAGAGCTTTCAGTTATATCATCCAGTTTAGCATATGACTGAAGAGATTGAATTACATCTTCAAGCTTCAGGGACTCTTTTCCAAACATTAGAGTTGTTCGAAAGTGCTTGAAAGACGAAGGTAGAGACCTCAGCAAGATGATAGCCATATCATCATCTTTGTAAGTTTCTTCGACCTTCTGAAGATTAGCTATGCAATTCTGAAACCTGCACACATGATCTTCAATATCACCTCTTGCAAACCCTAGAACTAATCTTAAAACTCTTGGTTGTCTGGctgctttcttttctctcttaaaaATCAGCCTTGCCACACCCTATTTATAGACATAGGGTTGGCTTACATGTCCCAAAGCTGATTGAATTCCTATTTCTAAGTGGATTAGGAAATTACActtatccaaatccaaatagacttgtagaaatccaaacctaaattgaataaggaaactgAAATTCTTTCCTAATCCCTCTAGGACAAGAATCGATATACCTCTAGGTCTCCTAAAACAATCCTAAACCAACTA is drawn from Malus domestica chromosome 14, GDT2T_hap1 and contains these coding sequences:
- the LOC139191140 gene encoding uncharacterized mitochondrial protein AtMg00820-like — its product is MKKPDRFGFDQDEVNYALNVSQGDPTTYREAIASDERDSWISAMTEEIESLYKNSVWELVPKPKDRKLVGCKWVFRKNEGLHEQDAMRFKARLVAKGYSQKEGVDYDEIFSPVVKYTSIKLLLAMAAQHDMEIE